A DNA window from Setaria viridis chromosome 2, Setaria_viridis_v4.0, whole genome shotgun sequence contains the following coding sequences:
- the LOC117843631 gene encoding histone H2B.2, translated as MAPKAEKKPAAKKPAEEEPAAEKAPAGKKPKAEKRLPAGKSSAGKDGEGKKGKKKAKKSVETYKIYIFKVLKQVHPDIGISSKAMSIMNSFINDIFEKLAGEAAKLARYNKKPTITSREIQTSVRLVLPGELAKHAVSEGTKAVTKFTSS; from the coding sequence ATGGCGCCTAAGGCGGAGAAGAAGCCGGCGGCGAAGAAGCcagcggaggaggagcccgcggcCGAGAAGGCCCCGGcggggaagaagcccaaggcgGAGAAGCGCCTCCCCGCGGGCAAGTCCAGCGCCGGCAAGGACGGCGAGGGCAAGAAGGgcaagaagaaggccaagaagaGCGTCGAGACCTACAAGATCTACATCTTCAAGGTGCTCAAGCAGGTGCACCCGGACATCGGCATCTCCTCCAAGGCCATGTCCATCATGAACTCCTTCATCAACGACATCTTCGAGAagctcgccggcgaggccgccaAGCTCGCCCGCTACAACAAGAAACCCACCATCACCTCCCGCGAGATCCAGACCTCCGTCCGCCTCGTTCTCCCCGGGGAGCTCGCCAAGCACGCCGTCTCCGAGGGCACCAAGGCTGTCACCAAGTTCACCTCATCTTAG